From one Scyliorhinus torazame isolate Kashiwa2021f chromosome 25, sScyTor2.1, whole genome shotgun sequence genomic stretch:
- the LOC140402457 gene encoding transmembrane protein 229B-like, which yields MDLSLADRRKKVCAQFRDGRRMMPDVEPLGALSRWYLYAIHGYFCEVMFTATWEFVVNFNWKFPGVTSVWALFIYGTSIMVVERMYLYLKDRYPSVVRCLIYTLWTYVWEFSTGFILRQFNACPWDYSQFDYDFMGLVTLEYAVPWFCASFIVEKLVIRNTLRLRFDETGEPQTPTIAPETLWGHLMGNEMN from the coding sequence GTATGTGCACAGTTTCGGGATGGCAGGAGGATGATGCCGGATGTCGAGCCACTCGGTGCCCTCTCCCGCTGGTACCTTTACGCCATCCATGGTTACTTCTGCGAGGTGATGTTTACAGCAACCTGGGAGTTTGTGGTCAATTTTAACTGGAAGTTCCCAGGCGTCACCAGCGTTTGGGCCCTTTTCATCTATGGCACTTCCATCATGGTGGTGGAGCGAATGTACCTGTACCTCAAGGACCGATATCCCAGCGTGGTGAGATGCCTCATCTACACCCTCTGGACCTACGTCTGGGAGTTCTCGACTGGGTTTATTCTGCGTCAGTTCAACGCCTGCCCCTGGGACTATTCCCAGTTTGATTATGACTTCATGGGGTTAGTGACACTGGAGTATGCAGTCCCCTGGTTCTGTGCGTCCTTCATCGTGGAAAAGCTGGTGATCAGGAATACCCTGCGTCTGCGATTCGATGAGACTGGAGAGCCACAAACCCCGACCATCGCCCCAGAGACACTGTGGGGCCACTTGATGGgaaatgaaatgaactga